The DNA window CAGCAACAGGACAGAGAGCCATTTCAGCACGTCTATAGTAACATCATAAGCGAGGAAAGTAGTGAGGAGCTAAGGGAACTAGTTTATCGTGGCAATACAAGCGATCCAGACGAGGATTCTTGTGAAGAAGATTCCACTGGGGGGACGCCAGTGAGTGATGAGACACATGATGGTATCCAAGGGGAGGGCCTACCCACAGCAGCCGGCAAAGCTACCTTTCTCACACTTTCCGGTTCTACGGACGACATTATCGACCTGACGTCGCTGCCTCCTCCCGAGGGCGATGATGGTGTTGACGATGATGAAGACGACACCCTGCTGCAGACGCTCAACCTTGCGATCGCAGCACCACCACCAGGCTTTCGTGACAGTTTGGATGAGGACGTTGCACCCGAGGGAAGGCCTCTAAGCACACGTGAAAATGACGATATTCCGGTTTCACTAATTGATGCCATTCCAACGCATGGGGAGGGGGAAGGGAGCAGGGGAGGGGAGAGAGGCCTGGAAAATGCGGTTATGAATACATTGCAAGCGCTGCAAGCTCTCTCGGTGTCTGAACAGAAGCCTCCACCGCCGCCACCACCCAGCGGTAACAATCCAGGTCTGTTGAATACTAATGCAGCAAAGTAATGTTTATGCCTTTATTTAGCACTGATTTTACAGCACTTTTACTTAGACTGAGCCAGTGGTTACCAACTTTTCTTCGTCTTAAATTCTCCCTCCCTAGCTCTGTCAAATGGACTTTAAACTCATTTTAAACTAGATCTGAATTGCTTTCAGCTTACAATTTAGTCTTAACGATTACATATTTAGCAGTTATGGTCTGTAAACTGCCTCAATCATTATCCATAACTACTAGCTTGGTCAACATTGAGTAGCAACTAGTGGAGTAATTCAAACATTAATCCACTAGTTTTAGTTACAGTTCCACCCTAACCTTCAACATCCATTTAAGCTGTTAATTATGTTTACTGATACTTTCAAAAGTGTAACTATTACTTGTTGCTAAAAGTTTCATATGTTCATCTTCTGTTTTAGCTCAGTTTCAACTGCTGGCTACACATTTAGCTAATTAAGGTTTTGCAGACAAGTGACCACGTGACATTAACTTGCCCACCATTTTGGATGTGTGACAACCATGATGACACTGTGGGATCAAGCATGTAAGACCCCAGTCGCAAAGGTCTAAAGACTGGTCCAACCGTCTGAAAACCACAGATTATGAGGAAAATATTTATATTCTCAACTGGTCACAAGGAGCTGCTGGAAGTTAATGGCAGTCTCTGACAAAATTATTGCTAAAGTCCTAGTCATGCAAGCCTACAGACTGATCAATGACCTCTTGGCATCCACCTGTCACTAAGGAAAAATGCATATTCCCTAACCAGTTGGCAAAAACAAATATCTAGTTATGTCTGTCTAGGTTCCCAGTCATCCAGGGCATAGTAGTCTTGAGAGCTTGAAAAAGAAGACAACTGGACAGTTTCATTAGTTCTTAAAAATGATGGAGTGTCAACCTTCAGCGACCCCAATATGTTGCCTCAGTGACCTCCATAGGCCACATGATGGATTGGGGCAAGGTCTTGCAGTAGTTTCACCCATAACCCCATGTGATGATACTCATGCCCTTTTTCATACCTCAGCTCATGTGATGACTCATATGATCTACAGTGCTCAGGACTACTTCCAAAGGGGACAACTCCCACTAGGGGTTAAATACCTGAGACTCTACACCATTTTATAGAACTCAGAAAggttcttggatgagaggtgaaacatcttgtAGAAGTACAGTTCCCTTCTTTTTCAAGCTCTCAAGACATTTAGCTAGGTATTTCGACAGTTAGCCATACCTttgctgaaaaattaaaaatcaatcATATTCCTATTTTCAGACATCTATGTCAATTTCTAGTATATTTagcttgcattttattttttaaccataCTTTTAGCTACTACGTCAAACTACTTCAACCATTTTCCTTACTTTTTGACCACTATGTATCTATTTACATCATATATTAGTGCAaactattttaaatgttttaccatttgcttgcttttttttctttcatatttagAGTTACAACAATTAATTGCCAACATTTAATGCTACCTGCCAGTCAGGGCCTCTGTTTAAGGGTCTATGGAGCAGAGTTAGCTGTTAGCCATATCTGGTACATGTGTTGTGCATTGTGCCTGCTAAATAGAATTAACAATATGTTTAGTTTGGTTCTCTGTCACTACTGTCTAAGATTTCATATTAACTGCTACTTCTGTGCAAAATTGTTTTGGTGTAGATTCACAAGTTAATTTGGGATTCACTATAagctatggaaaaaaaaacccaaacatgtTCAGAGTTCTAACAGTCAAAGCTTTCAGCAGCAGTTAAATTGAGATTGAATGATCTACATTTAACTTTGTATCTCTTATCATCTAGGTGTTTATATATCTCATGGCTTTAGTCCAGAGTCATCCTCAGACTCTGGTAATGAGACCAACTCCTCAGAGATGACTGAGATCTCTGAACTAGCTGCTACTCACCGACTGAGCGAGAGCCACATGCGTCTTCTGGTGGCCACAAGGGAAGGATACCAACCTTTACTTgaagaaaaaactgaatttcCTGTCTCCCCCAGTACAGGAGGAACAATACAAAAGAAACCTCGCAGTCCAACACGACACCTTCAGCCTCCAGCAGTTCCTCCAAGACGGAGCCCTCAGTTAAGCACCACATCATCACGGCCGGACAGTTCAGAAGTAAGGCCCCAGACTAATCTCTCAGCCACTCTTCAGCGCCCAAGCTCCACCACACCAGGAGGCAAGCACCATAAAAAATCAGCAGACTCCAGCGGAAAGTATAACACCTTCAGCACAAGGGAAGGATATCGAGGAGAGAGCATTGGGAGCCACAGCCATCTTGACTTGGACCAGCGCACCTCATTCTGCGAACGAGAAGACAGCCAAAGAAGGCAGAattcttttttagcagaaaactCTGTAGCCGAGAGCCATGGAGTCAACAGCCTCCCTCGTGATCATCATAGAAGTCCCCGCCCTTCCTCCGTTATCTCTGACCGCTTCTCAGATGTTGTCAACTTGGGGGGCTGTGATGCAGATAATGCAGCTTCAGCTGCTGAGCAAGATGAACATCTAGTTGTAGCATCGTTGCTATCCCCAACCAAAAAATCTAGATCAGGGGGATCAGACCAGGGATCAGACATACAGAGTGACCATCAGCCCATTTCGAGACAACAGAGTGTAGCCCGGCTGTGTGAATACCATCTAGCAAAAAGGATTTCAAATCTGCAAGGAGAAGCACACAGTTCACTGCAGGGCTCTCTGTGCTCATCACTGGATGCTGGTGGCAGCACGAACAGTAGCGTTTGTGCTACCCCAAATGATTCGCCCCTTGGCCCTGGTGCCATTGAATCAAAACACCACCATCTGCAAAGGCACCCGCTTTCTAGTTCCTCCTCCTCGTTACTCAGGGTGTTAAACTACGAAGATAACAAACCCGGAACCCCCTTTGGCACCCCTGCCCAGAGTACTCAGGGAAAAGACCTCCACCCTCATGCAGATCCTGCCCTCCTTCGGAAAATGCTGCCCAATATTCACCAACCTTCCCCTGGGTCAGAACCGGGCCGGCCGTCCTCAGCCACACCATCTAAGCATAAAGACCCCTTAGGAAATAAGCGACTCCAGAATGATCAGCATGCTAAACAACAGGCCTGTCTGAAAGGGCTGAACCAGAAGGAAGGCAGCGAGGCCTACAGGCAATTGATTAACTATCTAACAGTCAGCCAGATGCATCAGGGAGGGAAGTTGCAGAGTGCGGGCATGGGAGGAGGAGTTAAAAAGGACACAAGGCGTTTTATTACTAGCAACCCCCAGCTCGTTGAAATGGTTAAAAATAGGGGGAACACCATCGCTCGCTGCCCATGTATGCCTTCATCCATATCATCTCCATTCCTCAGCCCAAATTTAGTTAACCCTAATGCTGCTGCCATGCAGGCAGCAAACAAAAATGCACGGTCATACTATTCTGCAACACTTCCTGCCAAACTCAAGAGAAGTCCTGACATGCATGCTCAGAGAAGGAATGAGACTTTAGATTTCAGGAAAGCTACTTCTGAGAGGAGGAGCTCCTTTTCTGGCCTAGAAAGTGAGCTAGAGAGGAGTGGTCTGGACCCAGAGCACTTTCTGTCCCTCTATAAGAGAGAGGGCTGTAACAGTCGCGAAGGAGGACTTGCTACAGGCGGAAACCGTGAGGGGGGAGGTACCACTAGCCGTCATCCACCTCGATCAAGAAGCCAAGCTAGCAGCACAGAGGAATGGTTCAGATCAGACCTGAAGTCAAAGCATGCAGTTCGTCAGTCCCGCCCTAATgattctctttgtttctctgctgCCCCCAGTGGTCAAAGAGCAGACCTCAACACTATCTCACTAGGAAGGGGAGACCACCCTTCAGCTTTTGTCAGGCAGGCATCAGCTGGTCCAAGAGCTTGCATTACATCTCCAACACCCAATCCTCAGAATCCACCTCCCCCACCACCTCCCCCACCACCTCCTTCTTTTTCCCAGCCTGTTCAAGTCAACACTAGCTCCAGCAACTCAGGATGCACACAGGACCCCAATCATTCTGTCCAGTCCCGGCAGAGTCAGAACCACATTCAGGCTGTCACCCCAACGCTACCACACACAGATCCCTTCAATAGCCTGCAACGGGGCCGGGAGCTTAAACGGAGCTCTAGCAATGTAACTGCAAGTTCTGGTAGTGTTGAAGCTCTATTTGAGAAGCCCACCCGAAGCCGGAGCCAGCAGCCCCTGTCACTGTCTCTGCCCCCGCAAGGTGACACCAAAGTCCAGCGGAGACCAACTAGGAAGAGGCTCTCCAAGAGCTACTCCCAAGGCTCTGTATCTTCCCACACCACGTGCTGGTCCACAGGCAGTAGGGTAGACAGTAGAAGGGCATCTGTGGCTTTTCCATTGCAGAAAGATGCAAAACAAATGAAGGGCTCTCAAAAACTGGACACAAGTCCCTGGAGATGTAACGGGCCCTTTAGCTACTGTTTCTTTAAACGTAAGAGTGAGGGCGAGGAGGATGAGATCGAATGGGAGAGGCCCAGACGAAGTCGCAGTGGACCCGATTTCGAGGATGACGGTGCTGCTTCAGCCATATTCCCCTGCGGTTCCGCACTGGACGCTGCTGGCGAGCAGCTCTATGGTGAGGTCCTTAATAATATGAGCTTCAGTGACCGACTGGCACGAATCAACGCCCTCAAAGACCGCATGTACGGTTTCCCTTCCGGCTTCACTGATGCCCGCCGCGATGCCAGCGAGCTCATCGCATTAGTGAGATCCAGCATAGGTCGCTGTGAGCGCGGCATCCAGATGCCTAACCAGGATGTATCACAGTATAAACAGCTCCTCTCCGTTGAGTCAAAAGAATTAGGCCGGGCGTGCCGGAGGATGGCACAGGCCCACAGCAGTCCAGAGGAAATGCTGCTAGCCGTGACTTGTAGCTTTCAGGTGCTATGTTGTCTCTGCGAAGCTTGCATGTGTCTGGTTAGGGGACTCGGAGCCTCAGCCTCACACCAACAGAGAGAAGTCGTGGCAAAGGTTGACGAGGTTGTTATGAACTATATCTGTTTGCTCAAAGCAGCTGAGGCTGCCACTGTTGGAGCGCCGGGGGAGCACAGCATGAAAGCCCTGGTCCGCCACTCTAGTACCATGTCAGCCATTGCTAACGCACTCACCCGCTCCCTTAAAACGCTGCTTAGCAAGTAGAGGCTACTCCTTATAATTTATAGTGTGGCCTCTGCTGTCAGCGGGAGTATGTCTTTAAGCGTCTTGTCGTCTTTGAGTCAGCTGTAAGAGTCATGTATTTTTCATAAAGGTTTAGAGCTGTCTCCATatcaaagtttaaaaagcaaaagGCAGGAGTTAGACTAAACATTAAAGTTACATAACACTCATAATGAATAGATGTATAAGATGCTTAAAGAGTCCTCTGACTgcacttgctttttttttctgatgacaATATTGTAATGCATATTTACAAAGCCATACTGTCACAGACCTTTGTAATATGATATGTACCTAATAGAAATTATACCCTTTTAAGTGTGCATTATGTAAGTTATTTAGAAAATGTGTATATAATGTACATAATTAATTATCAAATTTACTGTAGCAGTTTCAAGAAGCCATTGAGTATTCAGTGTAATTTGCTTTGATACTGTGCAGGGCTAGGGGTGACTtcactttcagttcaatcagTTCACGAGTGGCAGTTTTACAataactgtatttattttaaaagaaaatgtacctCTAGAAATGTaagtaaaaaaacaagtttCATTGTCAGTCCAGTGAGGAAGCGGTATAGTTATATTTAAATGCTCCAAAATGACTGTGTAACAGTGAGCTGATTTTAACCGATTACATTATgatgcttgtttttctttctttgtttgtttttttattttacaagatGACTGGAAAATTCAGTAAAAGTGTTGAACATACAGGTTACACTAAACATTGCACTTCATTCACACAACCGCTTTGTATTCTACCACTTAGATTattttgttatatatatatttaaaaaaagaaatatataattTCCCCCAACAtcaaatatcatcaaataaacatatatatatatatatatatataacttagCAAAGTTTAAAGGCATATTTCAGATTGAGCACACTGTGTGGATTatatccgattacttttttagtttgtttttttattaccaTCGCTTTTGGAATGAGTTTTGTGCGTGAATGATTTACTAAACCACGCTGTGTATCAAGATGTGGTTATGTCTCTCAACAAAGAAGAAACCACTGCTTTTTTTCAGCAACCCACCAACCTATTAAAAgatattttgcagaaaaactTGTCTTATTCCATGCATCTTTTGGTTTGAATGAGTTACTACACCATGCAATCATGCTGTGATTTGTTTTGTAAAGTTTGCCATCCTAAAATCAACAGCCAGTCATTTTAATGTCTGTCTCATAAAAGGTACTGTCTGTCAGTTTACAGGTGATATATTGGGGGATATATTAAAACACCCACCTTTTTAAACTGACAGTGAAATGTGAATCTATTTAAACTAATGTCTAGTGTAAAACTACTCATTTTCCTGATATTTCTGTCACACAGTGAAAATTTTGAGTTGTCTTTTCACAGTAATATTTCAGTCTTTATATCAGTTGAAGAGCTATGGATTTGGTGTTAAAGCGTATTGCTATATATTACAGGTAATTTGACATACATACATCAACAATCTACTGGTACAGACAGGagaggatgctagggatagggtgaATGGATGCAGTTGGTTTGCTGTGTTTACCCTTAAGAGGAGGAGccaaaatcagaatcagaatactttattgaaagaagaagaagaagaggagtgatatcttgatgcatgctcaatcatccaggtaagtaaatctccaaaagttgattctgttccagggaggaacactggtttgagcagggagtcaaggaggccatttacatgaaaagggaaagaccatctctgaatcgaggagggggcctaagggtacatcttttgccatcttacaatgctgtgattgcagccattccccaactctctgtgaatggtattcatggccattgatcagtgggttttgatcagtggttgttgatcaatggtcatgcataattatgatgaaggaactgacctcccagcccattgttccttcagtggtgctagtttcagtcattatgcaaatgttctgtttataagattggggaaacctgcagtcagctgagactgaagaattCACttagatgagtgatgaaacgtttctcccactgaaaacactacatccagatgaacagaatcaacttttggaaaaGAGGAGAGATAGTTTCATCCTGCTGAGACAGACGGACCTTCCAGCAGAGAACCCAGGTtaggaaacgggcagggaaaatcgtcacagacccctcacaccctggacacagactttttgacctgctgccctctggcagacggtacagaagcctgcaaaccaagaccacccgacacaggaacactttctttcccctcgccatctccctcctaaacagttgacctgtcacactgcttcccactgccagactgcaactgcaccttatgtacattctgtagtattcattccacctcatttcatttctgtattttatgtacataagtttagttatttatagttggtttacacagctttgtgtatgtatgtgtatgcatgcgtaatgtacatataggtgtgtgtgtgtgtgtgtgtgtgtgtgtgtgtgtgtgtgtgtgtgtgtgtgtgtgtgtgtgtgtgtgtgtgtgtgtgtgtgtgtttttacattgctgtgcttgagagccaccatctaccggaaccaaattccttgtatttgtctgcacatatacttggccaataaacacgattctgattctgattctgattctgattctgatgtgcCTGCAGTATCCTTCTAGTCCACTTTGACTTTGGTCAAAAGCAGCCTAGTagcattaaaatgaaaagataTCCAAGTATAGTTTAGCTAGTTTTAAAACTACAAATCTGGTGATttgtaactgtaactgtaagGTAAGAAATTAAGTATCTAACTACttctgacaatcatacacaatcCTAAATGAAGAGATCTCTGCTAACCAAGTGTCTCTATTAGAACCCCATGGCAGCAGCTGGTGTTATCGGTATTGACCCATAAAGggaaattaaaaagtaaagaagagacaGGAGAAACACTCTTCAAACATATGGTGAGCGTTGACCCCAATAGTTGCATAATTTGTCCACTCTGCAACTTCCTAGTTGGTAATATAAGTTTGTAAtactacaaaaacaacaaccaggCGATCAGTATgtaaataactacagataaagaacagtgttgtgttttgtgtgttggaaagaaaaagaaaatcggCCAATATATGGGAGTATCcaatttttaaatcaccaaatatcgGCATTGATGTCAGCCTTAAAAACCCTATTTTGTTTGGACTATAGTCTCTGTAACCCTATGTCTGTGTGTAAGAGAAGAGatatgacatttaaaaataccaataataataataaccaaatGGAAATTCGGGGTCGCCATGCAAAACTATCCCCATATCAAATGTTCAAATCTGCAAGATTCTTACAGGCCTACAAGTAAGCATATACTATATGTACTGCACTTCCTGTCTCCGTCCATGGCAGAGATGTATCATGCACGCGGGTCTCAAGCCATGCAGTTTACTACCTAAAGGGCTCTGGGTTCAGCCACAGCTGGCTGTTCGTTCACGTGATGTTTTCTCCAAGAACCAAAGAGAAGTATAGAAGAGTACGTGCAGGACGGGGAAGTATGTTTCATTTGCATACTGGGCGCCTGTTCTGGGCATGTCGTGACGTCTAACCAATCA is part of the Pelmatolapia mariae isolate MD_Pm_ZW linkage group LG23, Pm_UMD_F_2, whole genome shotgun sequence genome and encodes:
- the LOC134621309 gene encoding FERM and PDZ domain-containing protein 4-like isoform X4; its protein translation is MSHKNKTSGWPPPGPGSWGGLQGPPYSWDSMNSAREGRECLTNQVSQSSSLEEVHLDGVPPAPRLVEMRRDPVLGFGFVAGSEKPVVVRSVTPGGPSEGKLLPGDEIIMINDEPVSSAPRERVIDLVRSCKESIMLTVVQPYPSPKSAFISAAKKAMLKSNPVKVRFAEEVIINGQVPNPMKDNSLLFMPNVLKVYLENGQTKSFRFDSSTSIKEVILTLQEKLSIKCIEHFSLVLEQRTEGSESKLLLLHEQEMLTQVTQRPGCDKMKCFFRISFVPRDPVELLRRDAVAFEYLYVQSCNDVVLERFGQELKYDAALRLAALQMYILTMTTRQSQKVSLKYIQKEWGLSLFLPPAVLSSMKEKNIKKALTHILKTNQNLVPPGKKLTALQAKVHYLRYLSELRLFGGREFKSILLQGEKQTEVTLLVGPRYGISHVINARTNLVALLADFSHVNRIEILTEDETNVRLELHVLDVRPITLIMESSDAMNLACLTAGYYRLLVDSRRSIFSMAHCNSTGVDDLSQERVLEWPYSTSFGDNEEPGQVEIYSRDSEYSDNGQRENSISPYFHEPPNPDRDLENRRSPLPPPLPPATRHRTQDSPRSAKVSFIFEGNPPLNKFKNLRYERLLESPEVPNHGPPYLHNNTYFQQQDREPFQHVYSNIISEESSEELRELVYRGNTSDPDEDSCEEDSTGGTPVSDETHDGIQGEGLPTAAGKATFLTLSGSTDDIIDLTSLPPPEGDDGVDDDEDDTLLQTLNLAIAAPPPGFRDSLDEDVAPEGRPLSTRENDDIPVSLIDAIPTHGEGEGSRGGERGLENAVMNTLQALQALSVSEQKPPPPPPPSGNNPGVYISHGFSPESSSDSGNETNSSEMTEISELAATHRLSESHMRLLVATREGYQPLLEEKTEFPVSPSTGGTIQKKPRSPTRHLQPPAVPPRRSPQLSTTSSRPDSSEVRPQTNLSATLQRPSSTTPGGKHHKKSADSSGKYNTFSTREGYRGESIGSHSHLDLDQRTSFCEREDSQRRQNSFLAENSVAESHGVNSLPRDHHRSPRPSSVISDRFSDVVNLGGCDADNAASAAEQDEHLVVASLLSPTKKSRSGGSDQGSDIQSDHQPISRQQSVARLCEYHLAKRISNLQGEAHSSLQGSLCSSLDAGGSTNSSVCATPNDSPLGPGAIESKHHHLQRHPLSSSSSSLLRVLNYEDNKPGTPFGTPAQSTQGKDLHPHADPALLRKMLPNIHQPSPGSEPGRPSSATPSKHKDPLGNKRLQNDQHAKQQACLKGLNQKEGSEAYRQLINYLTVSQMHQGGKLQSAGMGGGVKKDTRRFITSNPQLVEMVKNRGNTIARCPCMPSSISSPFLSPNLVNPNAAAMQAANKNARSYYSATLPAKLKRSPDMHAQRRNETLDFRKATSERRSSFSGLESELERSGLDPEHFLSLYKREGCNSREGGLATGGNREGGGTTSRHPPRSRSQASSTEEWFRSDLKSKHAVRQSRPNDSLCFSAAPSGQRADLNTISLGRGDHPSAFVRQASAGPRACITSPTPNPQNPPPPPPPPPPPSFSQPVQVNTSSSNSGCTQDPNHSVQSRQSQNHIQAVTPTLPHTDPFNSLQRGRELKRSSSNVTASSGSVEALFEKPTRSRSQQPLSLSLPPQGDTKVQRRPTRKRLSKSYSQGSVSSHTTCWSTGSRVDSRRASVAFPLQKDAKQMKGSQKLDTSPWRCNGPFSYCFFKRKSEGEEDEIEWERPRRSRSGPDFEDDGAASAIFPCGSALDAAGEQLYGEVLNNMSFSDRLARINALKDRMYGFPSGFTDARRDASELIALVRSSIGRCERGIQMPNQDVSQYKQLLSVESKELGRACRRMAQAHSSPEEMLLAVTCSFQVLCCLCEACMCLVRGLGASASHQQREVVAKVDEVVMNYICLLKAAEAATVGAPGEHSMKALVRHSSTMSAIANALTRSLKTLLSK
- the LOC134621309 gene encoding FERM and PDZ domain-containing protein 4-like isoform X5, which encodes MNSAREGRECLTNQVSQSSSLEEVHLDGVPPAPRLVEMRRDPVLGFGFVAGSEKPVVVRSVTPGGPSEGKLLPGDEIIMINDEPVSSAPRERVIDLVRSCKESIMLTVVQPYPSPKSAFISAAKKAMLKSNPVKVRFAEEVIINGQVPNPMKDNSLLFMPNVLKVYLENGQTKSFRFDSSTSIKEVILTLQEKLSIKCIEHFSLVLEQRTEGSESKLLLLHEQEMLTQVTQRPGCDKMKCFFRISFVPRDPVELLRRDAVAFEYLYVQSCNDVVLERFGQELKYDAALRLAALQMYILTMTTRQSQKVSLKYIQKEWGLSLFLPPAVLSSMKEKNIKKALTHILKTNQNLVPPGKKLTALQAKVHYLRYLSELRLFGGREFKSILLQGEKQTEVTLLVGPRYGISHVINARTNLVALLADFSHVNRIEILTEDETNVRLELHVLDVRPITLIMESSDAMNLACLTAGYYRLLVDSRRSIFSMAHCNSTGVDDLSQERVLEWPYSTSFGDNEEPGQVEIYSRDSEYSDNGQRENSISPYFHEPPNPDRDLENRRSPLPPPLPPATRHRTQDSPRSAKVSFIFEGNPPLNKFKNLRYERLLESPEVPNHGPPYLHNNTYFQQQDREPFQHVYSNIISEESSEELRELVYRGNTSDPDEDSCEEDSTGGTPVSDETHDGIQGEGLPTAAGKATFLTLSGSTDDIIDLTSLPPPEGDDGVDDDEDDTLLQTLNLAIAAPPPGFRDSLDEDVAPEGRPLSTRENDDIPVSLIDAIPTHGEGEGSRGGERGLENAVMNTLQALQALSVSEQKPPPPPPPSGNNPGVYISHGFSPESSSDSGNETNSSEMTEISELAATHRLSESHMRLLVATREGYQPLLEEKTEFPVSPSTGGTIQKKPRSPTRHLQPPAVPPRRSPQLSTTSSRPDSSEVRPQTNLSATLQRPSSTTPGGKHHKKSADSSGKYNTFSTREGYRGESIGSHSHLDLDQRTSFCEREDSQRRQNSFLAENSVAESHGVNSLPRDHHRSPRPSSVISDRFSDVVNLGGCDADNAASAAEQDEHLVVASLLSPTKKSRSGGSDQGSDIQSDHQPISRQQSVARLCEYHLAKRISNLQGEAHSSLQGSLCSSLDAGGSTNSSVCATPNDSPLGPGAIESKHHHLQRHPLSSSSSSLLRVLNYEDNKPGTPFGTPAQSTQGKDLHPHADPALLRKMLPNIHQPSPGSEPGRPSSATPSKHKDPLGNKRLQNDQHAKQQACLKGLNQKEGSEAYRQLINYLTVSQMHQGGKLQSAGMGGGVKKDTRRFITSNPQLVEMVKNRGNTIARCPCMPSSISSPFLSPNLVNPNAAAMQAANKNARSYYSATLPAKLKRSPDMHAQRRNETLDFRKATSERRSSFSGLESELERSGLDPEHFLSLYKREGCNSREGGLATGGNREGGGTTSRHPPRSRSQASSTEEWFRSDLKSKHAVRQSRPNDSLCFSAAPSGQRADLNTISLGRGDHPSAFVRQASAGPRACITSPTPNPQNPPPPPPPPPPPSFSQPVQVNTSSSNSGCTQDPNHSVQSRQSQNHIQAVTPTLPHTDPFNSLQRGRELKRSSSNVTASSGSVEALFEKPTRSRSQQPLSLSLPPQGDTKVQRRPTRKRLSKSYSQGSVSSHTTCWSTGSRVDSRRASVAFPLQKDAKQMKGSQKLDTSPWRCNGPFSYCFFKRKSEGEEDEIEWERPRRSRSGPDFEDDGAASAIFPCGSALDAAGEQLYGEVLNNMSFSDRLARINALKDRMYGFPSGFTDARRDASELIALVRSSIGRCERGIQMPNQDVSQYKQLLSVESKELGRACRRMAQAHSSPEEMLLAVTCSFQVLCCLCEACMCLVRGLGASASHQQREVVAKVDEVVMNYICLLKAAEAATVGAPGEHSMKALVRHSSTMSAIANALTRSLKTLLSK
- the LOC134621309 gene encoding FERM and PDZ domain-containing protein 4-like isoform X2; translated protein: MEPCDDDDELGMLAAFHHKNKTSGWPPPGPGSWGGLQGPPYSWDSMNSAREGRECLTNQVSQSSSLEEVHLDGVPPAPRLVEMRRDPVLGFGFVAGSEKPVVVRSVTPGGPSEGKLLPGDEIIMINDEPVSSAPRERVIDLVRSCKESIMLTVVQPYPSPKSAFISAAKKAMLKSNPVKVRFAEEVIINGQVPNPMKDNSLLFMPNVLKVYLENGQTKSFRFDSSTSIKEVILTLQEKLSIKCIEHFSLVLEQRTEGSESKLLLLHEQEMLTQVTQRPGCDKMKCFFRISFVPRDPVELLRRDAVAFEYLYVQSCNDVVLERFGQELKYDAALRLAALQMYILTMTTRQSQKVSLKYIQKEWGLSLFLPPAVLSSMKEKNIKKALTHILKTNQNLVPPGKKLTALQAKVHYLRYLSELRLFGGREFKSILLQGEKQTEVTLLVGPRYGISHVINARTNLVALLADFSHVNRIEILTEDETNVRLELHVLDVRPITLIMESSDAMNLACLTAGYYRLLVDSRRSIFSMAHCNSTGVDDLSQERVLEWPYSTSFGDNEEPGQVEIYSRDSEYSDNGQRENSISPYFHEPPNPDRDLENRRSPLPPPLPPATRHRTQDSPRSAKVSFIFEGNPPLNKFKNLRYERLLESPEVPNHGPPYLHNNTYFQQQDREPFQHVYSNIISEESSEELRELVYRGNTSDPDEDSCEEDSTGGTPVSDETHDGIQGEGLPTAAGKATFLTLSGSTDDIIDLTSLPPPEGDDGVDDDEDDTLLQTLNLAIAAPPPGFRDSLDEDVAPEGRPLSTRENDDIPVSLIDAIPTHGEGEGSRGGERGLENAVMNTLQALQALSVSEQKPPPPPPPSGNNPGVYISHGFSPESSSDSGNETNSSEMTEISELAATHRLSESHMRLLVATREGYQPLLEEKTEFPVSPSTGGTIQKKPRSPTRHLQPPAVPPRRSPQLSTTSSRPDSSEVRPQTNLSATLQRPSSTTPGGKHHKKSADSSGKYNTFSTREGYRGESIGSHSHLDLDQRTSFCEREDSQRRQNSFLAENSVAESHGVNSLPRDHHRSPRPSSVISDRFSDVVNLGGCDADNAASAAEQDEHLVVASLLSPTKKSRSGGSDQGSDIQSDHQPISRQQSVARLCEYHLAKRISNLQGEAHSSLQGSLCSSLDAGGSTNSSVCATPNDSPLGPGAIESKHHHLQRHPLSSSSSSLLRVLNYEDNKPGTPFGTPAQSTQGKDLHPHADPALLRKMLPNIHQPSPGSEPGRPSSATPSKHKDPLGNKRLQNDQHAKQQACLKGLNQKEGSEAYRQLINYLTVSQMHQGGKLQSAGMGGGVKKDTRRFITSNPQLVEMVKNRGNTIARCPCMPSSISSPFLSPNLVNPNAAAMQAANKNARSYYSATLPAKLKRSPDMHAQRRNETLDFRKATSERRSSFSGLESELERSGLDPEHFLSLYKREGCNSREGGLATGGNREGGGTTSRHPPRSRSQASSTEEWFRSDLKSKHAVRQSRPNDSLCFSAAPSGQRADLNTISLGRGDHPSAFVRQASAGPRACITSPTPNPQNPPPPPPPPPPPSFSQPVQVNTSSSNSGCTQDPNHSVQSRQSQNHIQAVTPTLPHTDPFNSLQRGRELKRSSSNVTASSGSVEALFEKPTRSRSQQPLSLSLPPQGDTKVQRRPTRKRLSKSYSQGSVSSHTTCWSTGSRVDSRRASVAFPLQKDAKQMKGSQKLDTSPWRCNGPFSYCFFKRKSEGEEDEIEWERPRRSRSGPDFEDDGAASAIFPCGSALDAAGEQLYGEVLNNMSFSDRLARINALKDRMYGFPSGFTDARRDASELIALVRSSIGRCERGIQMPNQDVSQYKQLLSVESKELGRACRRMAQAHSSPEEMLLAVTCSFQVLCCLCEACMCLVRGLGASASHQQREVVAKVDEVVMNYICLLKAAEAATVGAPGEHSMKALVRHSSTMSAIANALTRSLKTLLSK